The Solibacillus sp. FSL R7-0668 genome includes the window ATAATGAAGAAGGGCAAGATTTTCGGAATAGGCATTGCATTAGCATTAATGGCGATTGTCGGGTTGTCATCGCTGTTTTATGTTACAAAGGATACAGCCTATGCAAATGGCGTCATCTTTGAAGGGGAAGCGTATACCGTACAGCTCCCAAATGCATTGACGAAGGACAGTGTCACAAACGGGGCGGTAATTGTAAAAGATGCGAATGGGAAAGTAGTACAGGCAACACTTACGCTGGATACTACGGCAAAAGTGTTGACGGTAGAGAATTTGAAGGCTGGACAATACGAGGTAATCATTAAGAAAAATGCCTATGCCAAAGCATCAAAATTTGTGCGTGAGCAAAGCATTCCGCTAGATGTGATTCAAAAGGTGAGTGCCCTGAAAACAGAGGCGGATTTACAGGCTTATTTTAAAGGGTATCTTGCGGCTGAAAATGCGCGCTATCAAGGGCGCGGGGAGGAAAGTACACAGGAGTTTTCAAGTGCTGAGAGTGAGAATAGTTCAAGTGATAAAGCAAGCGGTGGTCAGAGCTATTCAACGACAAACAACCAAGTGGAAGGTATTGAAGAAGGCGACATTACGATTACAGATGGGAAATACATTTACACAATTGTCGATAATAAAATTATGATTGTGGATGCGAAATCTTTAAAAATGGTGAAGCGTTTAACGGTTGGTAAAGAGATTTATCCCACACATTTAATGCTGCATAATGAGCTATTAGTTGTTGGTTATACAGCCTATGTGGAAACACAAAAAGAATCCTATTACGATTCGAAATCGGTAACAAAAGTGGCATTTTATAATGTCAAAGATGCCGCAAATCCAACGCTTGTGCGTGAGGTAGGGCAAGATGGTGACCTTACGAATATTCGTAAATTAGGGAACTATTTATATGTAGTTTCAAGCAAAACACCAAATTACTGGATGCTGCCAGAAAATCAAGAGGTGGAATTACGCCCTGCAACCTATGATGGCGGTAAAGAAAAGCTCTTACCGGTTGATCAAATTCGTCTTTTACCTGAAAGCAATCAACCGAGCTATTTAATGGTTTCGGCGATGGATATCAGCAATATTAAATCCAATGAATGGAAAACCGTGAGCTTTTTAGGGAACAGCGGGCAAATGTACATGTCTGAAAACGCGATTTACATTGCATCGATGAACAATCAATTCTGGCCAACAGTTGATATTGCGGTCGATTCCACAGAGAGAGCCAGTGTACCTGTACAAAGTAAAAATGAAACGACGCTTTATAAAATTGCCATTGCGAAAACAAATATCCGCTTGGCAACAGAAGGTAAGGTGAAAGGTTCGGTATTAAATCAGTTTTCGATGGATGAGCATAACGGCTATATTCGCATTGCAACGACAGAGGGCAATGCTTGGGGTACGGATGCCAATTCGAAAAATCATCTCTTTATTTTAGACGAGAACTTAAAGCAGGTCGGTGCAGTCCATGATTTAGCGCCAGGAGAACGTATTTATTCGGCACGTTTCATCGGTGACAAGGCGTATTTAGTAACGTTTAAAGAAACGGACCCACTATTTGTCATTGATACGAAAGATCCAAAAGCACCGAAAGTATTAGGGGAGCTTAAAATTCCAGGCTTTAGTAATTATTTACACCCGATCGATGAAAACCATTTACTAGGTATCGGCTATGATACAGAGGTGCGAATGGAGCCAGGTGTGAAGGAGCCAATCGTGCTAACAAAAGGTATGAAGTTAAGCCTATTTGATGTATCTGACTTGAAAAATCCGAAAGAAAAGCAAGCAGTAGTAATTGGTGGGCGTGGTACGTATTCATCGGTGCAACATGACCATAAAGCGCTATTTAGAGACCCACGAAATCATTTATACGGCTTCCCGGTGACAGTCTATTCAGAAACGGATGAACAAGACCGCCTGAAATACGAGGGAACGGGTGCCCAAATTTATCAAGTAACCACTTCGGGCATTAAATTAGTGGGGAATTTATTGGAGCAAGCGCGCCCAGGGGAGCAATATGAGGATGCATACAATGTCGTACAGCGTATGCTTTATGTTGAGGATGAGCTATACGCGGTATCTCGCTCGAAGGTGACGAGCTATAACGGCAAAACCTATAAAAAGCAACAAACGCTTGGATTTTAAGGAGTAACTAAAAATCTGTGTCAGGGCAAATGTTCTGATGCAGATTTTTTTCATTTCTTAAGAATATCTTCATTTTTGTCATGCGAAAACCTTAAGATTTAACCTTTACACTGTAAGTATAAAGGAGTGGAGAGCGATGATTGAAGTGAAAAATGTCCAGCATACGTTTTTAATTGGGAAAAAGGGGAAGGAAAAGCGCGTGCCTGTATTGCGCAATGTTTCATTAGAGGTGCCATCAGGCGATATTATTGCGGTCGTCGGGAAAAGTGGCTCGGGGAAATCGACGCTGCTGCAAATATTGGCGGGTTTTATGAAGCCTGAACATGGCTCGATATGTGTCAACGGTCAGGAAATTGCGGCCTTTACCGAGGCACAGAGCGCGGCCTTTCGTCTCAAAAATTTCGGTTTTATCTTTCAAAATTTTCAATTGATGCCAAGTTTGACCGCGTTTGAAAATATTGAACTACCGCTTAAATTACAGGGCATCAGTCCAGCCATTCGCAAAAGCCGTGTCGAAGAAATAATGGCGCGTGTGGGGTTAGTGGAGGTGAGCGACCACTTTCCAAATGAATTATCAGGTGGTCAGCAGCAGCGTGTGAGTATTGCGCGTGCATTAGTTACGAAAGCGCCGATTTTACTTGCGGATGAGCCAACAGGGAGCTTAGATTCTGAAACCGAGCAAGAAATTTTAGCATTGATAGAGCAGCTCAATCGAGACTTAAATTTAACATTTGTCATTATTACGCATGATGAGGAAGTGGCGAATATTGCCGATCAGCGTTACCGCATGCATGATGGGGCGTTAGTGAAAGAAGGTGTCGTTCATGCGATTTAAAGATCAACTTGATTTTGTTATGCAGCATATTAAGAAAAATAAATTACGTGTTTTTATGACGGTGTTAGCTGCAACGATGGGCTGTGCGTTTTTAATCGTATTAGCATCAGTTGGCTTTGGCTTACAGGCATCGATTGAAAAGGATATTTTATCGAATGATAGTGTGACAAAAATAGAAGTACAAAGCAGCCAATCCCAGTTTACCGAGGAAGAAGTGGCTGAAATTCAAGCGGTAGAACATGTACAAACCGTGCTAAAAATAACAAATATGAATACAGAAGCGCAAAGCTTTTTTGAAGATCGGGATACAATCGGTAGTGTATCGTTAACGAATTTTAACGATTTACAGCAAGTAGCCGATGATTTATCGACGGGTGTGTATCCAACAAATGCAAACGAGATTTTAGTCGGCTATCATTTCGCACAAACGCTGTTAAATGACGCGGATCGGAAACGAATCGAAGAAAAATCATTAGAAGCACAGGCAAATGGTGATTATTATGATGGTTCTGAAGAGGGTTATAAAGAGTCCCTTCTAGGTAAAGAAATCGAAGTGGCATTCCGTTCTTATGAGGATGTCTCGAAACAAACCGAGCGTCAAAAATTCAAGATTGTTGGTGTGCTTGCGAAGCCTAGCTATGAATGGGCGATTGATAATAAAATGTATCTATCTGATGCAGTGGCACCAAAGCTAGAAGAAAGCTTTGGACAAGCGTTCCCAGAGCAACAAGAAGCGCTTTATTTTGATCGTTTTGAAATTTATGCAACAAGCTTAGAGTATGTGAAGCCGATATTAGAGGAATTACGCGATAAAGGTTTTGGTGTCTATTCGGTAACGGAGCAATTAGAGGAGCTCAATGTCTTTTTCTTAGTATTAAAGGCAGGACTTATTTTTGTAGGGACCATTGCGGTACTCATTGCATCGATTGGGATTTTCAATACGATGACGATGGCTGTAACCGAACGTACGCGTGAAATTGGGGTGTTAAAGGCAATTGGCGCAAGTCCGAAGCTGATTCAACGATTATTCTTAATGGAGAGCATGTTTATTGGTGTCATTGGAACGGTCATTGCTGTTGCGATTTCTTATGCGGTAAGCTTTGCATCCAATGCGTTGCTACCAGTTGTATTAAAGGCAGCAACAGGTGAGGAAAGCTTTGATGGTATTCAGTTTTCTGCAATTCCGTGGCAGCTCGTTGTCATTGCGGCAGCGATTAGTATCGGGGTAGCGATTATTTCAGGTGTGCGCCCTGCACGAAAAGCGACAAAAATTGAAGTGATGCAAGCCTTGCGTCAAGAAGCATGATGAAAATGAGGTATCCGAGAGCATATTCTTGGGTACCTCATTTTTCAATTGGCTACTAATAATTCAAGGAGTCGTAATTGCCTCTGATGTTCCAGATAGGCTTGCTCTGCCTGCTGTAAGGTCACCAATTCAAATGTAAGACTTTGCTTTGGCGTGAGCTGTGCAGCGTAGGGTAAATCTGCGGCAATGACTTGAGCGATTTTTGGATAGCCGCCCGTTGTTTGATGATCCGCCATTAATAAAATCGGTTGACCACTAGCAGGAAGCTGAATGGTACCGAATGTGACAGCTTCGGATAATAGCTGTGACGTGTTGGCTGCTGCGATCGGTTGCTCACTTTCTAAGCGATAGCCCATGCGATCTGAGTTAATAGAAATGGTGTAGGGTTGCTGTAAAAATAGTTGCTGTGCTTGCTCACTAAAATAAGGCCATTCCGTTCCTTGTAAAATGCGAACAGGCCGCGCTTTATAGAAATTGTGTGTGTAAACCTGTAGAGGCTTAAAGCGTTGTGCTGTACGTTCATAAGGAATCGCGTCGCCTGTTTGTAAGGGCCGCCCTTGAAAACCACCGAAGCCTACCTTTATATAGGTGCTCGTGCTATTTAAAATGGGTTTAATGGTAAATCCACCTGAGATACTTAGATAGCTGCGTGCGCCTTGTACAATCGGACCGCATGTTAACAGATCATTTGGCTGGATTGGGATGGCCCGGTTCATCGGGATATCTTTGCCGTTGAGCTTAGCTTGCATCATACCACCTGTTAAGGCGATGGTCGTTTCCTTTGTAAATTGAAATTGTCCACCAATAAGCGTCATTTCCAAGGCAGGTTTGTTGTGCTGTTGGAGTAAAGCATTGCCGATGCGATAAGCAATCATGTCCATGGCGCCGCTTGTAATGACGCCGTATTGCTGATAGCCGAAGCGTCCAGCATCTTGAATGACTGAAAAAATACCGGGCTTAATGATAATTAGCATGACGAGTCCTCCTTAACGGCGATGAAGCGCACCCGATCGCCGGCTTGTAATAATGACGGTGGCTGTTGTTGGAGTGAAAAGAGCGCTGTCATCGTGCGCCCAATAATTTGCCAACCACCCGGAGTTGCAAACGGATAAATCCCGGTTTGTGTGCCGCCAATACCAACTGAGCCTGCCGCGATTTCGAGGCGTGGTATTGCGCGGCGCGGTGTGGCGATTCGTTCATCAAGTCCGCCTAAATAAGGAAATCCCGGTGCAAAGCCGAGCATATAGACAAGGTAATCGCGCGATGTATGGCGTTTGATGACCTCCTCTGTCGTTAGCTGATTGTAGTCGGCCACTTCTTGTAAATCGGGTCCGTAGTCACCCCCATAAATGACGGGGATTTCAATGATGCGCCTTTTAATGGCTGAGATTTGCTCCTCTGTAGAGAAAAGGGGCGTGACGTAATTTTGTACTTGTTGTGCAATAGTACTTGCATATGGTAATCGTTTTTGCACGATGAAAGGATCGTAGTAAATACAAAAGTTCGTGTAGCTTGGCACGATTTCAATGAGTCCGGGAAAGGGCTGTTGAAGTAATGCGTTCATCGCGTGCTGAATTTGATTTTGTATTTGGTCGTTCATAATGGAACCAAATTGAACAAACAGTGCTTGTTCGCTCAATTGTTTGAATTGAATGGTTTGCATACATTCACCTCGTTATTGGAATCGTGCTTATTGTATGGCATGATAATAGCATAGTTGTTGGAAAATTCCAAAAAGGCAGGGGACGCTGTTGTTAAAGGTAGATATGAACTGTGACTTAGGTGAAAGCTTTGGGCGCTATAGGCTTGGCGAGCAAGAGGCCATTTTACAATATGTGACGAGTGCGAATATTGCATGTGGCTTTCATGCGGGCGATCCATCGGTTATGCGGGAAACGGTCGAGCTTGCTTTGAAGTACGATGTAGCGATTGGTGCGCATCCGGGGCTACCGGATTTAAATGGCTTCGGTCGTAGAGAAATGGCGATTTCTGCACAGGAGGCCTATGATTTAGTCGTCTATCAAATTGGCGCGCTGCAAGGCTTTTTAACGACTAAAGGGGTGGTGATGCAGCATGTCAAACCACATGGCGCTCTTTATAATATGGCCGCGAAAAATCGTGAGCTGGCACAGGCGATTGCGCAAGCGGTGTATGATGTTTCCCCAAAGCTTCGGTTGTATGGTTTGGCAGCGAGTGAGTCAACGGCAGCTGCGGAGCGTATTGGGTTAAAGGCAGTGCATGAGGTGTTTGCTGACCGCACCTATCAAGCAAACGGTGCATTGACGTCACGCCGTGAAAAAAATGCCCTTATTACCGAGGAGGCACAAGCTATTGCGCAAATAATTGAAATGGTAAAAGAAGGTACCGTAACCTCCGTCCAACAAACAAAGGTGCCAATACGCGCAGATAGTATTTGTATCCATGGGGATGGGGCGCATGCGGTGGCATTTGCAAAAGTAGCACGCACACAGCTAGAAGCACAGGGAATTCGCATACAAGCATTCGAAAAAAAGGGAGCGTCCGAATAAATGGACACTCCCTTTCATTTTAATAATAAGGTAACACTTCAGAAACGGTTACAAATTCATAGCCCTCGCTTTGTAAATATTGGAGCACGGGCTCAAGTCCATCTGCTGTTGATTGGTGGATATCATGCATTAAGACAATGGCGTTATTATGTAATGATTTTTGAATCATCGGTAATAGCTTTGCTGGGTCATGGTGCTTCCAATCGAGCGTATCAATCGTCCAGTTCACAGATCTACGTGGAATGAGTGCGCGCACGGAGTCGTTAATGGCTCCATATGGTGGACGGAAAAAGGCTGACGGCTGACCGATTGCCGCTTTGATCGCTTGCTCGGTTGTTTCGTATTCCTTTTTAATAGCCGCGGCCGACATTTTCGTCAGTACGGGATGTGTCCAAGTATGATTCCCAATTTCGTGCCCCGCAACCCGGACTTCTTGTACGAGACTAGGATAATATTGGACACGGCTACCAAGCATGAAAAACGTTGCCTTGGCCTCATACTTCTGTAACAGCGCCAGGATTTGCTTCGTTACTTCAGGGTGCGGGCCATCATCGAAGGTTAAAGCAATTCGCTTATGTGATGGGTCTGTATTTTGTGTTGGTGCAGTCGTGTCCTCTGCTTCCATTGCGATTTGAAAGTTGGATGCAAGCAATGGATTAATGGATGATAATGAAATTTCTACATTTGGTAAACCCACTTCGACAGGGGCGATTTCCCCTTCATTGAAGTAGACAACAAGGGTGTCCTCTTTTAATGCAAAGCGCTCAAAGGCTTCCCAGTTTGGCTGTGTGGCTGCAACAAGCTTATCTTTGTTTAGCGCATCAGCGAATTCAGGGTTTTTTGCCATTTCGGATTGGACATGATTTGCGAAGGATTTTAAGCTTGCTTCATTATGATTGAGCAAGGTTTGCATATTGAAGGTTTCGCCTGTTTTATTGTCGATTAAAAATGTTGTAACGGTTGTTTCATGTTCGGTATTACTTAAAATGGTTTTATTAGTAAGGACAAATGAATAATACTGTTCATGTGCAAAGGTTTGGAGACTAATATTTAGCTCACCTGTTAAGTCATGCACATTTTGTTGAAGGCGCATCATGCTTATGTAGTAATCTTTTGCCTCATTTATGTACGATAACACGGTATTGTTGAACGTTTCGTGTTCAGTTAATGGGTATTGAATCGCAAAGGGCATTTGTTCGTCATTGGAAATGTCTGTAACAATGCGTACCCCCGGGAAGCTTGATTTTTCCTCTGAAATATTGGATGGGGTATCCTTTGCGCTCTGTTCTTCTGTTTGAAAAATAGGTTCATCATTTAAGACAGTTAAATACACAATAGCTGAGCCGAGTAATGCGATTGTTGAGATGAGTAGTAAGTCAATCCAAATACCACGGCGTTTGCGGTAAGGCGTTTTCATGTTGTATCGGGTTCCTTTCAAAAAAATAGGGTAATAAATGGTTCTATTATAGATGGTTTTCGGCTAGAAATAAGTTAAGGAAATACATCATTATGTAAGCATAAATTGTCCGAAAAAAGACTATGATTTTGACGAAGCTTCAAGTAATATGAGCTAAGAAGTGAAAAGGAGGTCCATCCCCTATGAATGCTGAACATAATGAAATGGCGCTTGAATGCTTTTTATTAGCAGGTCGCATCATGATGGAAAGTGGTGCAGAAACGTATCGTGTAGAAGATACGATGCTAAGAATGGCACGATCTCAAAATATGGTGGACGCGCAAAGCTATGTAACGCCAACAGGGATTATTTTCTCACTTGGTAAAACACAGCCGACAAGAATTACATCAATTTCCACGAGGATAACAGATTTACACAGAATTGTTCTTGTTAACAATGTTTCCCGTAAACTTACATCTCAAATCATAACATTAGAACAAGCTTATGACGAGTTAAAGAAGATTGAAACGACGAATTATTTTTTACCAATTATTATTCAAGTATTAGCGGCGAGTATCGCGAGCAGCTGCTTTTTACTGATGTTTAAAGGGGTATTTACAGATATTCCAGCAGCATTTGTAGCTGGCGGACTCGGGCTCTATATTGTGACAGTGATACATCAATCTACACGTGTTAAGTTTTTCTCGGAGTTTTTGGCAGCATTGGCTGTTGGATTTGTCGCATTGATGGCGGTACATGTTGGGTTTGGGACTGAGGTAGATAAAATTATCATTGGTTCGGTGATGCCACTCGTACCAGGACTGCTGATTACGAATGCGGTGCGTGATTTAATGGCGGGGCATTTTACAGCGGGTATGGCAAAAGGAGCAGAGGCATTTTTAACAGCTTTTGCGATTGGCTCGGGTATCGCGGTTGTTTTATCCTTCTAGATAAAGGGGTTTGTTTATGATTGATAGTCTATGGTTTCAACTGATAATTAGTTTTTTTGCGACAGCTTGCTTTGGGGTCATTTTTAATGCGCCGACGAAGGCAATCCCAGCTTGTGGATTTGTTGGTGCAATTGGTTGGGGAATTTACTATTTCTTATACAATAATGGGTTAGATGAAGTGCGTGCCTCGTTTATTGGTGCATTTGTTGTATCCTTAGTGGCCCATTTTGCGGCGCGCAAGTTTAGTATGCCCATGATTGTTTTTAGTGTGTCGGGTATTATTCCACTTGTGCCTGGTGGTATTGCGTACAATACGATGCGCAATATTATGGAGCTGGATTATTTGATGGGTCTACAAAATGGGATGCGTGCCTTTATGATTTCGGGTGCGATTGCGATGGGCTTAGTTTTTGCTGAAGTCATTATGCAAATCATCCTACGCTCGATGTCTCAAGGAAAAACATCGATTGATTCCTTTATTAAAGCAAAAAAAAGAAGCTCAAAAAGCTAGGAAATCTAGGCTTTTTGAGCTTTTTGAATTAGATTAAATTTGAAATTTCGCTGCTCGTTACAGGTTTGCTAATGTAGAAGCCTTGTACAGCATCGCAGCCGAAGCTTGTTAGGAGTTGCTGCTGCTCTTCGGTTTCAACACCTTCTGCGACAACGCGAAGATTCATCGATTTGCCGAGTTGAACCATCCCGTTTACAAGCAGCTGTGTTTTTTCGGATTTTAATGCAGATGTAAACGTTTGGTCAATTTTCACGATGGAAATCGGTAATAGCTGCATGTAACGGAATGAACCGTAGCCTGTACCAAAATCGTCTAACGCGAAGAGGATGCCTTCGTTTTCAAGTGTACGCATTTGCTTAATGATGCTATTTTCAGCCTCTGCTTCAAGTGCGAACTTTTCTGTAATTTCAATTTGAAGTAAGTTTGCTGGGCAGCCCGTGCGCTCTAATGTATCTAAAATTGATTTTGCCATGTTTTTATCGCGGAACTCACGTACAGAGGAGTTGATGCTCACTTTTATATTGTGACCTGCCTTTTTCCATGCGGCAGCTTGCTCACATGCACGTTCAAGCATGAAGGAGCCGATATTGTTAATGAGCCCTGTTTCTTCAGCGATTGGGATGAGCTCGTCTGGTGAGACAACCCCGATTTCTTCATCATCCCAACGTACGAGCGCCTCAACAGCAGTAACGGTACCTGATTGTATATCTAATTGTGGCTGGTAAAGCACATGTAAATTTTTTTGATCGAGCGCCTGTAATAAGCGTCTTTCAACGATTGATTTACGGTTAATCGCTGCATGTGATGATTTGGATAATGAAACAATGCGATCACCACCAGCCTCACGCACCGTTGCAATGGTTGCAAGAGACGCTTTCATTAGCTGTGAAAAGGTTGTTTGGTCTTCAGGGTAGCGCGTCATTCCCCCACTTATTGATAATGGTACGGCGACATTGCCATTATAAATAGGATTTTGCTGCAAGTACGTTAAGAAGCCTTGTGTAAACCATTCAGGTAATGGTGTAATGACAACGAATTCATTTTCATTAATACGCGCCATTGTGCTGTCTTGGAAATACATTTTCATGCGTTTCGTAAACTCCACCACTAAAGAACTATCGTCCAAATCATGGTGTAAATCTTTAATTGTATAGAATTTGTCGATGCTTAAATAGACAAATGAAAAATGACGTTTTTCCTCAATCATTGCAGTAATAATTTGGGCCAAACGGTGAACGTTGATCATGCCTGTTTCTGGGTCGATATAGGCAATTTTTTCGAGCTGGAATTGTATGCTCTTGTCTTTTGTAATATCGCGCTCGATTAAGAGGTATTGATTTTGCTCGGGCGTCGGACCAAATAGCGGGATGGCTGTTAAGTGCACCCAATATAGCTGCTCATCCTTCGTTATCTTCTGGACGTCCCCTTGCCAAATTTGCCCGCCATGCACAGTTTTCCAAATGTCTTGTGTGACTTTTTCAGATGCCTCTGTTGACGGAAATAGCTGCCAAAATGTTTTGCCAATTACGCGCTTTGGTGTCCAATGACTTGTTTTTAAAAAGGCTTGGTTCGTTTGGATAATAAAGCCGTCTTGATCTAGTGTGACAGTCATAAATGATTGGTGAATCCCGTTTTTTAAATCCGATAAATGCTGCTGTTCGGCATCGATTGAACGCATTTCGTCTGTCGGTACGCATAAAACATACGTAGCCTCTTGCTCATTCATTGTGATTGGTTTGGTATAGAGTGTGACAGATGTGATTGCTTGGTGCTTTGTTGTTATCGCGATTTCTTGTAAGCGGAGTGGCACGGTACTTGAGACAATTGATTCGATCATCGCATTATCGACTGCTGCAAAAAGTGTGTCTTCAATCGATATTTCTTTTAAACGCTCGATATCTTCCGTTGAATAGTCAAAATGTTCTAGATTCCCTTTGGCGATTGTTCCATTGGGTAAAAGAATGAAGGACGGGAAAGGAGTTACCAGCAATGTGTCCATTTCGGTTGAATAGAGTTGCTCTTTTGTCATATATCATTTCTCCTCAATGCGTAAAATAATACTATTATTATAATTAAAAAATGCCCATTAGTCACTAAATATTAAAGTAGATTATTATAAAATTAAGGAATTATAGTATTATTATACCCGTTATTGTGAATATAAAATAAATAAGGCTAGTGAAATTACTTGATTTTAGTAGTATAAGGTGGAAAGGAATATAGTTTTAGTTCTTTAGGTAATAGTATGGCTTTAGTCTTTGAATGTAAAAAGTAATGAAGCTATTTCAAATGTAACGAGTGAAACCGTAATTATCATATACCCCATTCGTTAGAAAATAATAGATTACTGAGGGCAGTTTTCTAAAAATATGAAATAAATTATCGTAAAAGTTTTCGGGAGTTGCGTTACTAGGATTGCTTGACTAAAATAATAGCATGATGAAGTTGAAGGAATTGGAGTAGAAAGAATGAATTTATCGGCAATAACAGTGTCGCTTCCACTAGATGAAGAAACATATGAAGAACTGCAAAATTTATGTGAAGTCGCGGAATGTGATGGGCATATTTATACGCAAGTCATGAATTTACCAATCGCGCGTAGCTATGAATCACGCGGATTTTATGTGTTGGTTTATGATGATGATAAAAACGAGCTGATTGGTGCGGGAACGGCGATTGATATAATGGGCTTAAATACCTTTGAATGGTCGGTGTTAGTGGCACCGATGTATCGTCAACTAGGTGTAGGCGGTGCGATTGTGAATGTATTAAAGGATGGAATGGCGGCACGCGGAAGTGA containing:
- a CDS encoding threonine/serine exporter family protein → MIDSLWFQLIISFFATACFGVIFNAPTKAIPACGFVGAIGWGIYYFLYNNGLDEVRASFIGAFVVSLVAHFAARKFSMPMIVFSVSGIIPLVPGGIAYNTMRNIMELDYLMGLQNGMRAFMISGAIAMGLVFAEVIMQIILRSMSQGKTSIDSFIKAKKRSSKS
- a CDS encoding EAL domain-containing protein — its product is MTKEQLYSTEMDTLLVTPFPSFILLPNGTIAKGNLEHFDYSTEDIERLKEISIEDTLFAAVDNAMIESIVSSTVPLRLQEIAITTKHQAITSVTLYTKPITMNEQEATYVLCVPTDEMRSIDAEQQHLSDLKNGIHQSFMTVTLDQDGFIIQTNQAFLKTSHWTPKRVIGKTFWQLFPSTEASEKVTQDIWKTVHGGQIWQGDVQKITKDEQLYWVHLTAIPLFGPTPEQNQYLLIERDITKDKSIQFQLEKIAYIDPETGMINVHRLAQIITAMIEEKRHFSFVYLSIDKFYTIKDLHHDLDDSSLVVEFTKRMKMYFQDSTMARINENEFVVITPLPEWFTQGFLTYLQQNPIYNGNVAVPLSISGGMTRYPEDQTTFSQLMKASLATIATVREAGGDRIVSLSKSSHAAINRKSIVERRLLQALDQKNLHVLYQPQLDIQSGTVTAVEALVRWDDEEIGVVSPDELIPIAEETGLINNIGSFMLERACEQAAAWKKAGHNIKVSINSSVREFRDKNMAKSILDTLERTGCPANLLQIEITEKFALEAEAENSIIKQMRTLENEGILFALDDFGTGYGSFRYMQLLPISIVKIDQTFTSALKSEKTQLLVNGMVQLGKSMNLRVVAEGVETEEQQQLLTSFGCDAVQGFYISKPVTSSEISNLI